The sequence AATTTATGAAAACATGTGATTTTTTTAAGCGGGTCAACTCACCATCCCCCCCAGATGAACATCCTGATCGTCGGCGAGGATGAGGATGATGTTGCTCGGTTTGTCGGTCTGTGCAGAGCACCTGACGCAGCAGGTGAGCAGCACCGTGAGGAGGGTGGCCGCTGCAGGGAGTCCTCTCCGCCGGGGTCCTGTCGCTCCTGGTCCGCTCCTCAAAGCTGCCATTAGGCCACAGCAGCACCGAGCCTTGGCtacgcacactcacacacgccgGTGTTGAGCTGGAGCTCGGTTTCGTTTCCTGGTCagggggagggtgtgtgtgttgttggctGAGTGTGTGCAGGCTGGCAGTTTGAGGAAGTGGAGTCGAGTTCTTGGTGGTCATATGATCACACTTAGAAGGGGAGGAGTTAAGACCGAGAACACATTGTCCAGCATGGAATGTATACTACTTATAAACTACAAACTTCCTTATTAACTTTTGCTTTTTACTAACTGAGACATGCTTTATTACTATCGGCACAATAATCCCATTTAATGACATACATAGATGTttgttgtatttattattaattattattttgaatatcaaacattgtatcattttaaaatcaagttcaaaataattgtttttaaaacgttgttaatcataataatattatattgcATTATATGATATTGTATTGTATCTTATatagaaaacatatttattaaaaTATTTCCAAATGTATTAAATTAAACTTTATTAAACTTAATTAAGTAAGCTCTTAATACAAATATACTAACTAATTCATTGTTAtagtattacattttattatataaatatgtaatgtaGCATCTAAAtgcacaatataatattgtgtatGCAATATTATATGTTGCtatgaaatgttttttattttactttgcaTTTCAGTTTGAAAATGATGTAATGGTGACCACACATAAATAACTTATATAATATAATCTAGTAGTAATAGTCTAATATCAATATTCAAGCCGATATAACAATCTGACACGTATATTTTATAGTCTATTGCTTTAGTTTTATTGTCAAGAAAATAAAACCTTATTTTACACAAAAGATGATCTGAAAGCAATTCAACAATAGATCTCCATGTGATTCCTCTTAACTTACCCCCTTGAAACCACCTGAGAGTTATTATAGATCAAACAGTTTATTTCAGGGTTTCACATAATTATATTCTTTTATTTTAAGAGTTTTAAAACAGAAAACTCTGTATACTATGTTTGTAGTCTGAAGATATTTAATTTGCATTGAATAGACTATGCAAATCCAATGTAGACACGGCATGCAGAAGAATTCATAATATTCCATTGACTCCTGGTTTCGAGAACACATGGATGCTTAAACATCCATACAACCCATTTTCTGTGTGGAGCACACATGTTCTTTTTAGGTCATTATCTCCCACAAAAAAAGACATATGCTGATCATAAGTATAAGCCTCGACATGTTATCAGTCAAATCTGTGAGCACTTCCCTTTACTGATATTGAGGGGGAGCTGTTAGTGGTAAATGACACTTAGATCTAAAGTCATGCATAGCATCTCTTTGAGGCTGTACAGTAATGCTTTGAAAGTGAGAATAAATGAAGCGTACATCATGTTTTGAACAATATTTTTTCCTACAGTCAGTACTGTCAACCTGGAGCTTTTCAAACAATGAACTATGCAAACCGCTGAAAGTGCTTTCTGCTGTTATTACTAGTGACTGGGATTAAAGTGGAAGAACCAGCTCTATTCACCAACTTTCAGCCACATTAAAGGATGGAAAGTACTATTTATAGTACACATTTTAGGTACTCATACTACTTCAGTATCAGTATCAGAGGCAAacaatgtattttttaaatcacttAATTTATTGGATTAAACAGAATAGAATAGGATTAATTCTTTATCATTTTGCAAAATatattttcaattttataaATTCACTTATTTAATATTATAAGTGGTGTTAGTGAGTGTTCATGTTTTAGGTACACAACATAGGAAATTAAGCAGCAATCCTGCATTATACACCAAACAGTAATACAAAAAAGGAGACACTTGTTATCCATGTTACTGACCGtgagtatttatgtttattttaataatattaatGTTAATAACTTAAAGCTGTCTTCCATACTGGGCCGTTTCAGTGTTCAGCTCAGTTTCCACTCGGAACTATTTTGGTAGTGCGCATGTGCAGCCGGTGCATCAACACAGCTGCATCCGGTTGCACTGCTGCACAGAATTGTGCTgctatttcttttttctgcGGCTTTCTTTCCCTCTAACCTACCCCAGAGAATGAGCCCATTTACGTTAGACTCCTTAACGTCTTATTTAACCATAAAGTGAAACATGGTGCCGTTGAAGAGAAGGAAAGTCTCCTCAGGTGCTGGGAAAACTGGGAATACTTGGAGTGGAGTACCTGCCAAATTCCCTCAGGTGGTTTTATTCCTGTTGGAAAGGAAAATGGGAGCCAGTCGAAGAGCATTTCTCTCTCAGCTCGGTCAAAAGAAAGGATTTCAGGTGGAGGAGTTGTTCAGGtaagataaaataaataaagtgtatAGTACAATTGAGAAAAACAGTGAAGaagagtaactaagtacattttgtctttaataGCTGTCAGAATAAAATTTAAATTCTTCACTTGACTATTTAAATTGTTAAGCTATTGGTTTCTTACAGCTTATATTTTAGAAGTGGTACTGATTAATCAATTTGAttgattcatttcatttcatttcatttcaaacctttatttatacagataaaatcccattgagatcattgatctcttttccaagggagacttgctcaagtagttccacatgaaacataaaagcataaacagaacaacaaaaggacatcatacagcataatttacaaaatgatccacataaacaggtaccaatagcttctgattgactagcatccaaccgagctttaaaaacatttagtggcaccagattgttcagtttccatttcatttgcagactattccaagacagaggagctgcgcatctaaaagctgtcttccctaagacagtcctagcagttggcacatttaataaaaccacagcattcgatctcaggcagtagccacttacaattctccgtgagatcagggagcagatataagatggaagtttcccaagcatggctttgtatataaacatgtaccagtgactgagcctccgcacagttagtgaaagcaaaccagcccttgcatacagggtacagtgatgggttaatgctttacagtttgtcacatatctcagtgcactgtgatacgcagcatctaacttgaccaggcaattggcaggtgcattcatatagaccagatccccatagtccagcacaggtaaaaaggtcacagtgactagccttttcctggcctcaagcgagaaacaggacttgtttctgaaaaagaacccttgcctaaccctcagtttttttagcaggttattgacatgaagtttaaaagagagacaatcatcaagccagataccaaggaatttgtaacaggcaacaacttcaagttttgttccttgcgtagttacaatatctaaaacaggctctggtgtctattttgcttttgaaaagagcattaccttggttttatccacatttaaaagaagctttaattcagagagctgagtctgaatagtgttaaaaacagcctgtaatttaacaacagcctctttaatggagggacctgcacaatacatcacagtatcatccgcataaaaatgtaaagtagcttcatccacattatcacctacgctgttaatatatatggagaataaaagtggtcctaaaacagaaccttgtggtacaccattagaaatgtttaaccactcagaagacagtccatcaaaatgaacacattgggacctttcagagaggtagttcacaaaccaccccactgcatggctggataggccaatactgagtagcctctgctttaagatgagatgatcaacggtgtgaaacgctttggaaaggtcaataaacagagctgcacaactctgcttattatctaagatactagtaatgtcattcaccactttcattgtcgcagtgatggtgctgtgtttctttctgaagcctgactgatgtttagacaggatatcatttatacataaaaactcctttacttgttcactcactaggcgttcaagaaccttagccagaactgacaatttagagattggcctatagttatttaaaatagttgcctcccctcctttcagtaaaggcaagacataagcagacgtccatacttttggaattgtatttgtgctgagggagaggataaaaagagaagtaagaggtggagcaataaaatctgcagctatctttaaaaagaaaggttctaagttgtccgggccagccggtttcttaggatctagcttagataaggcttcatgaacaacatcaacagtaaaaggggtaaaactgaaagggttttccagaccacgttgttcagagtcacagactgtagtgtttacagaagcagagttagtgacagaatcaaacagagaaccacaggacacaaaatgctcattaaagcaatttagcatagtagccctgtccgatatagagccagatgctgtggtaaggcaccgaggtagctcattacggatctcaccggttgatatcgattttattgctttccaaaatttcctaggattatttaggttttctgtggtaactgacaaatagtacttcgactttgcacttttgacatttgaagtgaagctattccttagctgcctaaaacgcagccactctatctctgagcctgatttcctagcctttgcccaggccttgtttctctcatgaaggagactggacagttcagcagaaaaccaaggattgtctcgtccctttactctaaatttacgcaggggtgcatgtctatcaatgatctccataaaaccaagataaaaataagaccatgcggtttccacatcagcacacagatcgattttaccccaatcaaaatcaaacagatcatgcacaaaaccctgctccacaaaatgttttatgtctctcttgatgataatgcgaggtttaaccttttggaccttagtgtccctaattgtggctacaacacagtgatcgctcagatcatttgcaaatactcccacagaagaatatttatggggaacattagttaaaatgagatcaattagggaggatttattaggggacttaatatttgggcgattaagttgattgacagaaaataaAGTTTCAACTATTGAGATTGCCTTTATTCAACTTGTTCAGCTTTACAAGAAGATTTTGTAAAGgattttgtattactttttagTTTTTCATATCCATTTATGAATCCAGGGGTGACTTGTCTGCATTGAGTGCTTTtacttttaaaggtcccatgtcatggccatttctactgatcataattccattgttgaggtctactaaaatacatttataatgtgcaattttccaaactcacattggtttctaaTACAGCATGTCTGTAtagcatgtgtattcactctctgtcctaaacggcttgttggagctcctgagggtttgtgactctgcagaccgtcaggggacgggtaataaccagaaaagcatgacatgggacctttaagtcagCTTACACACTCTCATACATTGATGATAACAATTGTTCAAAAGCTTGTACGTAAATGTGTATTTTAATCTACATTCCCCGGACTTTCCAAAAAGCTAATCATTTATTGAATTGAGTGATTGAGTGTGCTGCCATGCTCTCACCTTTGGGTACAGTAGTGTCTTTGAATCACATGTTGAATATTGTGTATTCACAGTGAGAGCGTCACACATGTGATTTCTGAGAATAACTCTGGAGATGAGGTCAGGACATGGCTGGACTCACAGATTGGAGGTCAGTGCAGGACACCGGCTCTCCTTCTGGACATCAGCTGGTACACAGAGAGCATGAAGGCGGGACATCCTGTTGAAATCCTGGACAGACATAAACTACAGGTGCCTTTTTCTTTATCAGCTCCAGATCTTTACTATCAGATCAGAATTTCACTTAAATATTCCTGTGGCGCATCACGGCTTCccaaacattttcagatcataAAAGATGGCGCAACAAaccatacatttaaaatgtataaaaatacaattgcATTTTCTATCGTACCCATATTAATTTACGTATTTGTTATGAattgaagtaaaagtaaagataagataagaggtactttattgatcccaaatttggacatgtttgtgttgcagcagcataaaaaacaacaacaacaaaacgaggCATTGCACATAGTAGAAATTAAAGAatagaaataaacaatactagaattttgattttttttataaaagatCTCGGATGAATCCAGCTCTTGGTTTTTGGTTGTATTTGTGAAGCTGTTGAATCCCTCTGTCTTTAACAGGAGCAACAGGTTGATGAATCGAAGGAGGTGGAGAGTATCGTGCCGAGCTACGCCTGTCAGAGAAGGACCACCCTGGAGAACCACAACACCGTCTTCACTGTAATAATGTTCCCCAGCCAATACTTATATTACACCTGTTGTTagctaaatgaaaacagaaaacTGAGAGATTGAGGATGTGTTTTCTGTCTCAGGATGCGCTGTCTCTCCTGGCTGAAAACGCTGAGCTCAGTGACGAGGACGGACGAGGCGTTGCGTTCCGACGAGCCGCCGCCGTGCTGAAGGCTCTCCACAGCCCGGTGACAGACCTGCTGCAGCTCAGAGGGCTGCCCTGTCTGGGAGGACATTCACTCAGAGTCATCAAAGTCAGTGGAAAGATATCCCTTTTATATCTCCCTGATCACTATCTAttattcatctgtttttattcTCTTTTCTTGCAGGACGTTTTGGAAAATGGAGCATCCAGTGAAGTGGAGTGTACAAAGCAGTCAGAGCGGTTTAAAGCACTGAAGGTATGTCAGCTGTTTTGCCCATAAACTTGAGTGGAGTTTTGTAAATTCTATGATTATTTGTGGTCTATAGAACAACCAAAAGGGTGACCAGATTATCATTGAAAGAAAATGTTGCCCTAACACAAAAGTATTTGAACACTTTCTGATTTTTCTTTCATTGTATGCTTTATTCTTGTGAAATATGGGACAATTGTACCTCAAGGCTCTAAAAAGCCTTCAAATTAAACACTCTTCTTTGAATGGCTCACATGTCTTGTCTCTGAGGAGAAGcaacaaaaaagaagaaaagtaaaacaacaattattctATTTTACTTTTCTTCAATTCACTATTCAGCttaatttaaaggtggggtaggtaagtttgagaaaccggctcgagatacactttttgttgtattccatggaatgctcttaaaatcccgatagcaatgaatatctatatattatataagtgctttgacaaaaaaatccataaaaaaatgtcatctgtgaaaGCCGTAGTACTTtaaaaagcatgaccaatcattttagccggctcggctaaaataactggatggcctacctgcctgtcagccttccatctgggcacaaacttatctcgtgccctcattagtcatgtgcgcgttcgtgtgtgttggaggaggggctctgtaaggaagtggcagattttctctggttgtgtattttcaaattctagcgcactcgagccggtttctccaaaatgacctaccccaccttttaagATGGCTTCTTAAAGAGTGATCAGCCATTGATTCCCTTGTTAAGGTGCTACAGTAGTAAGTTTAACTAGCTTTAACAATATTTCAAGAAATATGTGACATATAGGGAACTTATTTTCTAATATGTGAACCATTTCCCAAAACTCAgggacatttcaaaataaatcaacGTCAAATGATTCACACTCTGCAACATGGATCTCATTTCCTCTCCAGCACCACCTAGTGGCTCTACACTGGATCCCTCTGCTTGATTTATCCTCTTTAATACATAAGCCAAAAATCTGAAACAATTCTATATCGTTTAACTGTCAACAAATCCTTTAAAAATGTCttcaacaaacacacactgcagttcatttaGCCTCATCCAGAAAAAAGTCCTGTTTTTAATTTTGTGATTTTGAAGAGGTACCCTTTGTTCATCTTGTGTAGTAGatattaaaaacaattataCAAAAAAACGGAAATTATTTGGTCTtctatgttgttgttttaatgggATTTATTCGCAATACTGAACTTATTGAATACTTCCAGTCTTATAATTTAACAACTTATTAAGGTGACCAATGATTCTTTAGTATTTGTTACTGGATCAAATCCTGATTTGTATTCCACAGTTTCATTTTTATATCATGACGTGTTTCAGGTGTTAACAGGTATTTTTGGGGTTGGAGCAAAAACAGCAGAGCGATGGATCAGAGAGGGGATACACAGCCTTCCTCAGTTACAGGACtccgcacacacactcaatagAGCTCAAcaagcaggtgtgtgtgtcgaTGCCCATGTGTTCATTCACATTGTATTTCATCTTGTTTCTCCTCAAAGTTATATACTGTCTTCCCTAAGGTCTGGAGCACTATGATGACCTCAACCAGCCGGTCACTAAGGCCGAGGGTGACGCCATTGGAGAGATTGTGGAGAAAGCTGTCGTGTctgtgttgccaggggcacagATTACTCTGATAGGAGGTTTCAGGAGGTAGATATTATCCCATTGTCTTGTTTTTGAGATTTAAGAAGTTCAAACATATTAAATCAAGGGAAAAATAACTACCGACGCTCTCCAGAGGGAAGCTGACAGGCCATGACGTGGACTTCCTGATAACACACCCAGAGGAGGGCAGAGAGGTGGGGCTGATGCCTAAAGTCGTGTCCTGGTTGGAATCAAAGGTAAACCCCTGAGTCAGTGCATTTTTTTAAGATGACTTTTTGACAACCTGAAGTTATTTTAACCACATTGTCACTGCTCAAATGTTACAAATATAGTTTTCTGTCTCTCCAGGGTTTCTTGTTGTACCAGAAAACTACAAGAAACTCTTACCTGGAGTCAAAGGACGGTCCTGCTCGGCCTTCCTCCAACATGGACCGCTTCGAGAGGTGTTTCTCCATCTTTAAACTGCCTGAGGATGCGAAAGAAGGAACAAAACAAACAGAGACGCTGACAGAAGAGACACCTGAGGACACGGGTCGTCTTACAACCCCCTCGTTGGTTAAAGATGAAGGAAGTGAGTCGACAAAAGGTGCCAATCTCAAACCATGGAGAGCCGTCAGAGTGGACCTGGTGGTGTCGCCCATCAGCCAGTTTGCTTTTGCGCTGCTGGGCTGGACCGGATCAAAGGTGACTTTCTGATATATTATGCAGGATACATATTGCAAGTGAAATCCTTCCACTGAGTCTTTATTCTCTGCAGTTGTTTGAGAGAGAGCTGCGCCGCTGGGCGGGGCACGAGAAGGCCATGTCTCTGAGCAGCCACGCTCTGTACGATAACACACAGGTAAACACCTCTAATACACTGTTTAACACATTTGATTGGCATGGGGGGTAAATGAATAGCAATgcatgtttgtatttttacagaGCAAGTACCTGAGAGCTTCATCAGAGGAGGAGATCTTTGCTCATCTCGGTCTGGAGTACATCCCTCCGTCAGAGAGAAACGCCTGACCGGAGCTGAGGATCTCCTGCAGGAGGAACCAGCAGGTACCATGTGGGGGTCATACctgcagagaggggggggggcagggggggtTAATGCAGTATCAGCTGGTGGTTCAGCCCAAAAGACAGAACTGCACGGGGCTCTATTGATGCAGTCATGTTGCTTCAGGATCCATGATTATTAGGTAACCTAATCCATGACTGATTCCAAACTAATACCATTTTATAACTATAAGATTTTAGATCTCTGAAAAGCTACCATCAACTATTTTATCCACGGTCACAACAATCGCAGCATTTGAAAACGCAAGAAGATGGAATATGAAAAATATGATGAAGGAATACAGAACATTTTCCCTCATAACTTTTTACCGGAttaaaaatgtaacttttttgttcGTCAACGCGGAGTTTTGTGTGCGGATTCCTCCGTGTTGCCGTCCCGCTGCACCGCTGGACTGGCCTCTTAAAGTGCATGAGAGTAGCTGCGCTTGTATGGCCTTTTATTGCCTTTGTTTGCCCCGTTTGCACTTTAATATGAACTGAATTCCAAAAATTGAATTTTCAAGCAATATTTGCACTGTAGGGAACCTGTGTTAGTGGACTAGTCAACTAGGCTAAGACTAAT comes from Pseudochaenichthys georgianus chromosome 12, fPseGeo1.2, whole genome shotgun sequence and encodes:
- the polm gene encoding DNA-directed DNA/RNA polymerase mu, with translation MVPLKRRKVSSGAGKTGNTWSGVPAKFPQVVLFLLERKMGASRRAFLSQLGQKKGFQVEELFSESVTHVISENNSGDEVRTWLDSQIGGQCRTPALLLDISWYTESMKAGHPVEILDRHKLQEQQVDESKEVESIVPSYACQRRTTLENHNTVFTDALSLLAENAELSDEDGRGVAFRRAAAVLKALHSPVTDLLQLRGLPCLGGHSLRVIKDVLENGASSEVECTKQSERFKALKVLTGIFGVGAKTAERWIREGIHSLPQLQDSAHTLNRAQQAGLEHYDDLNQPVTKAEGDAIGEIVEKAVVSVLPGAQITLIGGFRRGKLTGHDVDFLITHPEEGREVGLMPKVVSWLESKGFLLYQKTTRNSYLESKDGPARPSSNMDRFERCFSIFKLPEDAKEGTKQTETLTEETPEDTGRLTTPSLVKDEGSESTKGANLKPWRAVRVDLVVSPISQFAFALLGWTGSKLFERELRRWAGHEKAMSLSSHALYDNTQSKYLRASSEEEIFAHLGLEYIPPSERNA